A section of the Agarivorans litoreus genome encodes:
- a CDS encoding bifunctional diguanylate cyclase/phosphodiesterase, whose product MKSIKTKILLLIVSLLLLLQAISFWSTYDSLRLKEKIAIDSQLSKANALFQSEFNRRGFYLSSFAETVTNDYGLKSVFGEDKRSVAIALHNHGKRINADLAMVVTPSGMIELQLVNSQQANQKSKVVRGEQQGQAFAFMPALQQGQLPPYYAIGKRLYQLHLSAIKSGPAIIGWAGFGYEIGKPLAESFLNQTGLQTDFILQQQQTWSLLGSSNTDANLASAKALLSQSNSDVLALHQQFSVAGDGAFYVVLHSSRDNLVAVIQQSWVQILLLTALTLFCSMVAAYLIADDITKPIKLLVKQAKRLATGDYQTPVSINDRTELGQLASEFNSMQEQVLSREQAINHRLHHDPLTELPNRNWLANKLTQLTADSKLPFAMFHLNICRLKQVNDTLGHQAGDRLIKEAGKRLSALNSEHHLCHIGADEFIVLLPNVTRDNVQQHLQLISMQMHEGCNFQDMHLQLQTHVGVALFPEHGQNPQELLQKADAALNHCREARSHCYIYDPSADTNTVERLSLINDLKKAIQNNQLTLHYQPKFSFAANRITHVEALVRWQHPELGMVPPDAFIEIAEHTGQINPLTRWVFLEALSQSLAWKVKGVDVNIAINISGENLKDDSFYSFICQNIENKQLAAESFTLEVTESALVDDPETAIALLARFKKRGFKLSIDDYGTGYSSLAQLKRLPVHELKIDKSFVQKLAIDADDAIIVKSTIELAHNMGLSVVAEGIEDIESLRWLEKAKCNLAQGYFISRPKPAKELYELLAQESIEFAE is encoded by the coding sequence ATGAAAAGCATAAAGACCAAAATACTACTGTTGATAGTATCGCTATTGTTACTGCTTCAAGCGATCTCATTTTGGTCTACCTACGACTCCTTAAGGCTGAAAGAAAAAATTGCCATCGACTCGCAGTTAAGCAAAGCCAACGCTCTGTTTCAAAGTGAGTTTAATCGCCGAGGGTTTTACCTAAGCAGCTTTGCCGAAACTGTCACCAACGATTACGGATTAAAAAGTGTATTTGGTGAAGACAAACGCAGCGTTGCGATTGCTTTGCATAATCACGGTAAACGCATTAATGCAGACTTAGCCATGGTGGTCACGCCGTCGGGCATGATTGAACTGCAATTAGTAAACAGCCAGCAAGCTAATCAAAAAAGCAAAGTGGTAAGGGGTGAACAGCAAGGTCAAGCTTTTGCCTTTATGCCAGCCTTACAGCAAGGCCAACTTCCCCCCTACTACGCTATTGGCAAGCGGCTTTACCAACTGCATCTTTCGGCGATAAAAAGTGGCCCAGCAATTATTGGTTGGGCCGGATTTGGTTATGAAATTGGTAAGCCCTTAGCAGAAAGCTTTTTAAACCAAACCGGCTTACAAACCGACTTTATCTTACAGCAACAACAAACGTGGTCTTTGCTAGGTTCTAGTAATACCGATGCAAACCTTGCTAGCGCCAAAGCCTTACTGAGCCAAAGCAATAGTGATGTGCTAGCCCTACACCAACAATTTAGCGTAGCGGGTGACGGTGCATTTTATGTGGTGCTGCATAGCTCTAGAGACAATCTAGTGGCAGTTATTCAACAAAGTTGGGTGCAAATTTTACTGCTCACCGCACTCACTCTGTTCTGCTCTATGGTAGCGGCTTATCTGATTGCCGATGACATTACTAAGCCAATTAAACTACTAGTGAAACAAGCTAAACGGCTGGCCACTGGTGATTATCAAACGCCGGTATCGATAAACGACAGAACCGAGCTTGGCCAACTAGCCAGCGAGTTTAATAGCATGCAAGAGCAAGTACTCAGTCGTGAACAAGCGATTAATCATCGCTTGCACCACGACCCGCTTACCGAGCTACCTAACCGTAACTGGCTAGCCAATAAACTTACTCAACTTACAGCTGACAGCAAACTGCCCTTTGCGATGTTCCACTTAAACATTTGTCGTCTAAAACAAGTAAACGATACCTTAGGCCACCAAGCTGGCGACCGGCTAATTAAAGAAGCCGGCAAACGCCTAAGCGCACTAAATAGCGAACACCACCTGTGCCACATTGGTGCCGATGAATTTATTGTATTGCTGCCAAATGTAACCCGAGACAACGTACAACAACATTTGCAGCTTATTAGTATGCAAATGCACGAAGGCTGTAATTTTCAAGATATGCATCTACAGCTGCAAACGCATGTAGGTGTAGCCTTATTTCCAGAGCATGGTCAAAATCCGCAAGAGTTACTGCAAAAAGCAGATGCGGCCTTAAATCACTGTCGAGAAGCGCGCAGCCATTGTTACATCTACGACCCAAGTGCCGATACCAATACCGTTGAACGCTTAAGCCTAATTAACGATCTTAAAAAGGCCATTCAAAATAACCAGCTCACCCTGCACTACCAGCCAAAGTTTAGCTTTGCCGCTAACAGAATCACCCATGTAGAAGCTTTAGTACGTTGGCAACACCCAGAGTTAGGCATGGTTCCACCCGATGCCTTTATCGAAATTGCCGAACATACTGGGCAAATTAACCCGCTCACTCGCTGGGTATTTTTAGAAGCCTTATCGCAAAGCCTGGCCTGGAAAGTTAAAGGTGTCGACGTCAACATCGCGATCAATATCTCTGGCGAAAACCTAAAAGACGATAGCTTTTATAGCTTCATTTGCCAGAATATCGAAAACAAGCAACTAGCAGCAGAATCCTTCACCTTAGAAGTCACAGAGAGCGCGTTAGTTGACGACCCTGAAACGGCGATAGCCTTGTTGGCTCGCTTTAAAAAACGTGGCTTTAAATTGTCTATTGATGACTACGGCACCGGTTACTCGTCCCTTGCTCAGTTAAAACGCCTACCGGTGCATGAGCTCAAAATTGATAAATCTTTTGTACAAAAGCTCGCCATTGATGCCGACGATGCCATTATTGTGAAGTCGACCATTGAGCTGGCGCACAACATGGGCTTAAGTGTAGTAGCAGAGGGTATTGAAGATATCGAGAGCTTGCGTTGGCTGGAAAAAGCCAAGTGTAATTTAGCTCAAGGCTACTTTATTAGTCGCCCAAAACCCGCTAAAGAATTGTATGAATTACTCGCTCAGGAGAGCATCGAGTTTGCCGAATAA
- a CDS encoding metallophosphoesterase family protein, with the protein MPNSTKSVFRATLCAAAVSALLSACNSDSNNDQDTSSPIVPAPLSIGLLPDTQGNGWEVAQHPMEAVLAKHQAHGVDLVIPVGDLTNHGSTKEWAEWREVAEKYREAGMEFLPVMGNHETSWAYTVEWIENMRHYIPEDAVHMPSAEWLNYYIIRENVLVIGLAYYNLPIAFGWIKDVVAEHEGKFEHVVIASHDGLIGAKYGQTREQIVQGTKDDNRLFDIHKEIRELFAEKDVIWVQGHEHMYQRSQVHARVLGSNDPGGRNAEPLASTPSGGNYRMPSYTQIVSGNASYKGYEYRYGERELIQDVIQHKMDSMSNGSEHYDANAAMLHFDGSRVDYRAYSAPHTIKANSDGPKELLEPNWTLMDSFSRSSNRCESLIYPNSIPDDQRPILNHIVEYKTASCVADDQSTAKLLGGTNNTFNRVDTTERTMGYTAGFNRAETMNDMMRLSYQFLFTKHSSWDVNLNGNNRVVPNYDSIQPDESGAETGHVVLPATTIDMKKHLTLSWMPKEAATVSDVLLVSGTQVHGGVYQNAYGGEVDIRTIAGQPGSQPDGTVKQPVVDLPSYATQAWDVEQIIADPYGIEFTTENLAQAENLNLAWKADGEWQAVAASECVLDLPWDEDYLTNPPARITSCSDQPLVGYDSQYGGRWWMIAQQDVELALINK; encoded by the coding sequence ATGCCAAATTCAACTAAATCAGTCTTTCGCGCTACTTTGTGCGCTGCGGCAGTGAGCGCACTACTTAGTGCTTGTAACAGTGATAGCAATAATGACCAAGATACTTCAAGCCCAATTGTACCGGCACCGCTGTCTATTGGTCTGTTACCTGATACTCAAGGCAATGGTTGGGAAGTAGCGCAACACCCCATGGAAGCAGTGTTGGCTAAGCACCAAGCACATGGCGTTGATTTGGTTATTCCGGTAGGTGATTTAACCAATCACGGTTCAACAAAAGAATGGGCAGAGTGGCGGGAGGTTGCTGAGAAGTACCGTGAAGCTGGCATGGAGTTTTTGCCAGTAATGGGCAATCACGAAACCAGCTGGGCTTACACGGTAGAATGGATTGAAAACATGCGTCACTACATTCCTGAAGACGCAGTTCACATGCCTAGTGCCGAGTGGCTTAACTATTACATTATTCGTGAAAATGTATTGGTGATTGGCCTTGCTTATTACAACCTACCGATTGCCTTTGGCTGGATTAAAGATGTAGTTGCAGAACATGAAGGTAAGTTTGAACATGTGGTAATTGCCAGCCACGATGGCTTGATTGGCGCTAAGTATGGGCAAACCCGTGAGCAAATTGTACAGGGCACTAAAGATGATAATCGCCTGTTTGATATTCATAAAGAGATCCGAGAGTTATTTGCCGAAAAAGATGTCATTTGGGTGCAAGGACACGAGCACATGTATCAGCGCTCGCAAGTGCATGCACGGGTATTAGGTTCTAATGATCCTGGTGGGCGCAATGCCGAACCGTTGGCATCTACCCCTAGTGGTGGTAATTACCGTATGCCATCTTATACCCAAATTGTCAGTGGCAATGCTTCTTACAAGGGTTATGAATACCGTTATGGCGAACGCGAGCTGATTCAAGATGTGATTCAACACAAAATGGATAGCATGAGCAATGGCTCGGAGCATTACGATGCCAACGCCGCCATGTTACATTTTGACGGTTCAAGAGTCGATTACCGCGCTTACTCGGCTCCTCATACCATTAAGGCCAACAGTGATGGCCCTAAAGAATTGCTTGAGCCAAATTGGACCTTAATGGACAGCTTTAGCCGCAGTTCTAACCGTTGTGAGTCATTGATCTATCCAAACTCGATACCCGATGATCAACGCCCAATTCTAAACCATATTGTTGAATACAAAACCGCCTCCTGTGTGGCTGATGACCAAAGTACGGCCAAGCTGTTAGGCGGCACAAACAATACCTTTAATCGGGTAGATACCACCGAGCGAACCATGGGGTATACGGCAGGCTTTAACCGCGCCGAAACCATGAACGACATGATGCGTTTAAGCTACCAGTTCTTATTTACCAAGCATTCTTCTTGGGATGTAAATTTAAATGGTAATAACCGAGTAGTGCCTAACTACGATTCGATTCAACCTGATGAGTCTGGCGCAGAAACTGGCCATGTAGTGCTACCTGCCACCACCATCGACATGAAAAAACACCTCACTTTGAGTTGGATGCCGAAAGAGGCCGCTACGGTTTCTGACGTGTTGCTAGTGAGTGGTACCCAAGTGCATGGTGGGGTTTATCAAAATGCCTACGGCGGTGAAGTAGATATTCGCACCATCGCCGGCCAGCCTGGCTCGCAACCCGATGGAACGGTTAAGCAACCAGTGGTCGATTTACCAAGTTATGCAACTCAAGCTTGGGATGTAGAACAGATCATTGCTGATCCATATGGCATTGAGTTCACAACCGAGAACTTGGCACAGGCAGAGAACTTAAACCTTGCTTGGAAAGCCGACGGTGAATGGCAAGCAGTAGCGGCATCTGAGTGTGTGCTCGATTTGCCATGGGATGAAGACTACTTAACTAACCCTCCGGCACGTATTACCAGCTGTAGTGACCAACCCCTAGTTGGCTACGACAGCCAATATGGTGGACGCTGGTGGATGATCGCCCAGCAAGATGTAGAGCTAGCCTTAATTAATAAATAA